A stretch of the Nothobranchius furzeri strain GRZ-AD chromosome 5, NfurGRZ-RIMD1, whole genome shotgun sequence genome encodes the following:
- the znf281a gene encoding zinc finger protein 281 isoform X1, translated as MSIIQDKIGNEFLRSSGSMDTNFGGGMIMFSHLPPVTSFTRVAAHTVMQELPTHDLILKKERDSPDCSMSTQDGSRACVVGDYVHAMGIKQEKLSEHDYRLPLYPGGLGKNTEMLEVTVGNSQKLLVHNLNMGGLMQEMQLSSPFEKEATGRKGQRSNSDGQEGKPRKKRSEAKQSLMLDADGGSLSPGSKPHICEHCAASFRSSYHLRRHVLIHTGERPFRCSQCNMSFIQKYLLQRHEKIHSGEKPFSCDQCNMRFIQKYHMERHKRTHSGEKPYRCETCQQYFSRTDRLLKHKRTCGEAIKKGMNPGMMDLGCDDVGPGSYGIAQGNVGSTGRKKGRSKNSTEGGQQKKKKGGGKLGNKLHLHGDVSGNYSIHDYSVENPTVSSSTGPGLSMHQGHQAPKMAFKKANRKSLENAALAKPGSLEQEGLGLMQGNEAKVESSSSNYDDAMQFVKKRRYLNAVNNTSTSGSVGPGGASTEYDVNVHLSSQPSDLHGGVSSVMDNDVPLSLDKSGIPDEVLQSLLEHYTQKPDGSHHDVHFDISDHHVELNPDPDAPSPSGDKMHEYSRFLLQALERTSHSVSFSLGPGLPPSGPFSNPHPGNPLYSDKNIYTTSPLDCGYGQSVGSPSLPSSVPKSHFALLTGSSPQHSFNLSSLEASTHQQLTPSQELTEQMEKQHSSTSPSSYQISPSDLNGQKDQPSLKNGSVTVYPLVPSQDLASLDSSKASYQIENFVQAFGSQFKSDSHGLSYGTDSGGEVDHRIRTPVSEFSGYSSLLSDVTEPVSTGSKTPTSQSYR; from the exons ATGAGCATTATTCAAGACAAAATAGGGAATGAATTCCTGCGCTCCAGCGGCAGCATGGACACCAATTTTGGAGGTGGCATGATCATGTTTAGCCACCTCCCTCCAGTGACCAGCTTCACTCGGGTGGCCGCTCACACTGTCATGCAGGAGCTTCCAACACATGATTTGATCCTGAAGAAGGAGCGCGACTCTCCTGACTGCAGCATGAGCACCCAAGATGGCAGTCGGGCGTGTGTGGTGGGCGACTATGTTCACGCCATGGGCATCAAGCAGGAGAAGTTGTCAGAGCACGATTATCGCCTGCCGCTCTACCCTGGAGGTCTGGGGAAGAACACAGAGATGCTGGAGGTGACTGTTGGTAACAGCCAGAAGCTGCTGGTGCACAACCTCAACATGGGCGGC CTGATGCAGGAAATgcag CTGTCAAGTCCGTTTGAGAAAGAGGCCACAGGGaggaaaggtcagaggtcaaacagTGATGGACAAGAGGGTAAACCAAGGAAGAAGAGAAGTGAGGCCAAG CAGTCACTGATGCTGGATGCAGATGGAGGCAGTCTGTCTCCAGGAAGCAAACCTCACATTTGTGAGCACTGTGCTGCCTCCTTCAGAAGCTCCTATCACCTTCGCAGACATGTTCTCATTCACACAG GGGAAAGACCCTTCAGGTGCAGTCAGTGCAACATGAGCTTCATTCAGAAATACCTTCTCCAGCGGCACGAGAAAATCCACAGCG GAGAAAAGCCCTTCAGCTGTGATCAGTGTAACATGCGATTTATTCAGAAGTACCACATGGAGAGACACAAGAGGACACACAGTGGAGAAAAGCCGTACAGATGTGAGACCTGCCAGCAG TATTTTTCTCGTACAGATCGACTTCTTAAGCACAAGAGAACCTGTGGAGAAGCCATAAAGAAGGGCATGAATCCTGGTATGATGGACCTGGGCTGCGATGACGTGGGACCGGGCAGCTATGGAATCGCTCAGGGAAACGTTGGGAGTACTGGGAGGAAAAAGGGACGGTCCAAAAATTCTACAGAGGGAggacagcagaagaagaagaaaggaggTGGAAAACTGGGCAATAAATTGCACCTGCATGGAGATGTATCTGGAAACTACAGTATCCATGATTACTCTGTGGAGAACCCAACCGTGTCTTCATCTACTGGGCCAGGACTGAGCATGCATCAGGGCCACCAAGCTCCAAAGATGGCCTTCAAAAAGGCCAACCGTAAGAGCCTGGAGAATGCAGCTCTGGCCAAGCCTGGATCATTGGAGCAGGAAGGCCTGGGCCTCATGCAGGGTAACGAGGCTAAGGTGGAGTCCTCCAGCAGCAACTATGATGATGCCATGCAGTTTGTGAAGAAGCGACGCTACCTTAACGCAGTCAATAATACATCCACTTCTGGGTCTGTGGGGCCAGGAGGAGCCAGCACTGAGTATGATGTCAATGTCCACTTATCCTCGCAGCCTTCAGACCTTCATGGTGGGGTTTCCAGTGTGATGGACAACGATGTTCCCCTCAGTCTGGACAAGTCCGGGATTCCCGATGAGGTGCTGCAGAGCCTCCTCGAGCACTACACCCAGAAACCCGACGGCTCACATCACGATGTTCACTTTGACATCAGTGACCATCATGTGGAGCTGAACCCCGACCCCGACGCCCCTAGCCCCTCAGGAGACAAGATGCACGAATACTCCCGCTTCCTCCTGCAGGCCCTGGAGCGCACCAGCCATAGTGTCAGTTTCTCCCTTGGTCCTGGGCTTCCTCCTTCAGGTCCCTTCAGCAATCCCCACCCAGGAAACCCTCTTTACTCAGACAAGAACATCTACACTACATCCCCACTGGACTGTGGGTATGGTCAGTCAGTCGGCTCGCCCTCGCTGCCCTCCTCTGTGCCAAAGTCTCACTTTGCTTTGCTAACGGGCTCCTCTCCACAGCACAGCTTCAACCTGAGCAGCCTGGAGGCCTCCACCCACCAGCAGCTCACCCCTTCTCAGGAGCTCACTGAGCAGATGGAGAAACAGCACTCTTCCACCTCCCCGTCATCCTACCAGATCAGCCCATCCGACCTGAACGGCCAGAAGGACCAGCCGTCACTTAAGAACGGCTCGGTGACGGTCTACCCTCTGGTCCCCTCGCAGGATCTGGCCTCTCTGGACTCTTCTAAAGCTTCCTACCAGATTGAAAACTTTGTCCAGGCGTTTGGCTCCCAGTTTAAGTCAGACAGCCACGGTTTGTCTTACGGCACTGACTCTGGTGGGGAGGTGGATCACAGGATACGGACGCCTGTGTCTGAATTTTCAGGGTATAGCAGTTTGTTGTCTGATGTCACTGAGCCAGTAAGTACTGGTTCCAAAACACCAACAAGCCAAAGCTACAGATGA
- the znf281a gene encoding zinc finger protein 281 isoform X2 has protein sequence MSIIQDKIGNEFLRSSGSMDTNFGGGMIMFSHLPPVTSFTRVAAHTVMQELPTHDLILKKERDSPDCSMSTQDGSRACVVGDYVHAMGIKQEKLSEHDYRLPLYPGGLGKNTEMLEVTVGNSQKLLVHNLNMGGLSSPFEKEATGRKGQRSNSDGQEGKPRKKRSEAKQSLMLDADGGSLSPGSKPHICEHCAASFRSSYHLRRHVLIHTGERPFRCSQCNMSFIQKYLLQRHEKIHSGEKPFSCDQCNMRFIQKYHMERHKRTHSGEKPYRCETCQQYFSRTDRLLKHKRTCGEAIKKGMNPGMMDLGCDDVGPGSYGIAQGNVGSTGRKKGRSKNSTEGGQQKKKKGGGKLGNKLHLHGDVSGNYSIHDYSVENPTVSSSTGPGLSMHQGHQAPKMAFKKANRKSLENAALAKPGSLEQEGLGLMQGNEAKVESSSSNYDDAMQFVKKRRYLNAVNNTSTSGSVGPGGASTEYDVNVHLSSQPSDLHGGVSSVMDNDVPLSLDKSGIPDEVLQSLLEHYTQKPDGSHHDVHFDISDHHVELNPDPDAPSPSGDKMHEYSRFLLQALERTSHSVSFSLGPGLPPSGPFSNPHPGNPLYSDKNIYTTSPLDCGYGQSVGSPSLPSSVPKSHFALLTGSSPQHSFNLSSLEASTHQQLTPSQELTEQMEKQHSSTSPSSYQISPSDLNGQKDQPSLKNGSVTVYPLVPSQDLASLDSSKASYQIENFVQAFGSQFKSDSHGLSYGTDSGGEVDHRIRTPVSEFSGYSSLLSDVTEPVSTGSKTPTSQSYR, from the exons ATGAGCATTATTCAAGACAAAATAGGGAATGAATTCCTGCGCTCCAGCGGCAGCATGGACACCAATTTTGGAGGTGGCATGATCATGTTTAGCCACCTCCCTCCAGTGACCAGCTTCACTCGGGTGGCCGCTCACACTGTCATGCAGGAGCTTCCAACACATGATTTGATCCTGAAGAAGGAGCGCGACTCTCCTGACTGCAGCATGAGCACCCAAGATGGCAGTCGGGCGTGTGTGGTGGGCGACTATGTTCACGCCATGGGCATCAAGCAGGAGAAGTTGTCAGAGCACGATTATCGCCTGCCGCTCTACCCTGGAGGTCTGGGGAAGAACACAGAGATGCTGGAGGTGACTGTTGGTAACAGCCAGAAGCTGCTGGTGCACAACCTCAACATGGGCGGC CTGTCAAGTCCGTTTGAGAAAGAGGCCACAGGGaggaaaggtcagaggtcaaacagTGATGGACAAGAGGGTAAACCAAGGAAGAAGAGAAGTGAGGCCAAG CAGTCACTGATGCTGGATGCAGATGGAGGCAGTCTGTCTCCAGGAAGCAAACCTCACATTTGTGAGCACTGTGCTGCCTCCTTCAGAAGCTCCTATCACCTTCGCAGACATGTTCTCATTCACACAG GGGAAAGACCCTTCAGGTGCAGTCAGTGCAACATGAGCTTCATTCAGAAATACCTTCTCCAGCGGCACGAGAAAATCCACAGCG GAGAAAAGCCCTTCAGCTGTGATCAGTGTAACATGCGATTTATTCAGAAGTACCACATGGAGAGACACAAGAGGACACACAGTGGAGAAAAGCCGTACAGATGTGAGACCTGCCAGCAG TATTTTTCTCGTACAGATCGACTTCTTAAGCACAAGAGAACCTGTGGAGAAGCCATAAAGAAGGGCATGAATCCTGGTATGATGGACCTGGGCTGCGATGACGTGGGACCGGGCAGCTATGGAATCGCTCAGGGAAACGTTGGGAGTACTGGGAGGAAAAAGGGACGGTCCAAAAATTCTACAGAGGGAggacagcagaagaagaagaaaggaggTGGAAAACTGGGCAATAAATTGCACCTGCATGGAGATGTATCTGGAAACTACAGTATCCATGATTACTCTGTGGAGAACCCAACCGTGTCTTCATCTACTGGGCCAGGACTGAGCATGCATCAGGGCCACCAAGCTCCAAAGATGGCCTTCAAAAAGGCCAACCGTAAGAGCCTGGAGAATGCAGCTCTGGCCAAGCCTGGATCATTGGAGCAGGAAGGCCTGGGCCTCATGCAGGGTAACGAGGCTAAGGTGGAGTCCTCCAGCAGCAACTATGATGATGCCATGCAGTTTGTGAAGAAGCGACGCTACCTTAACGCAGTCAATAATACATCCACTTCTGGGTCTGTGGGGCCAGGAGGAGCCAGCACTGAGTATGATGTCAATGTCCACTTATCCTCGCAGCCTTCAGACCTTCATGGTGGGGTTTCCAGTGTGATGGACAACGATGTTCCCCTCAGTCTGGACAAGTCCGGGATTCCCGATGAGGTGCTGCAGAGCCTCCTCGAGCACTACACCCAGAAACCCGACGGCTCACATCACGATGTTCACTTTGACATCAGTGACCATCATGTGGAGCTGAACCCCGACCCCGACGCCCCTAGCCCCTCAGGAGACAAGATGCACGAATACTCCCGCTTCCTCCTGCAGGCCCTGGAGCGCACCAGCCATAGTGTCAGTTTCTCCCTTGGTCCTGGGCTTCCTCCTTCAGGTCCCTTCAGCAATCCCCACCCAGGAAACCCTCTTTACTCAGACAAGAACATCTACACTACATCCCCACTGGACTGTGGGTATGGTCAGTCAGTCGGCTCGCCCTCGCTGCCCTCCTCTGTGCCAAAGTCTCACTTTGCTTTGCTAACGGGCTCCTCTCCACAGCACAGCTTCAACCTGAGCAGCCTGGAGGCCTCCACCCACCAGCAGCTCACCCCTTCTCAGGAGCTCACTGAGCAGATGGAGAAACAGCACTCTTCCACCTCCCCGTCATCCTACCAGATCAGCCCATCCGACCTGAACGGCCAGAAGGACCAGCCGTCACTTAAGAACGGCTCGGTGACGGTCTACCCTCTGGTCCCCTCGCAGGATCTGGCCTCTCTGGACTCTTCTAAAGCTTCCTACCAGATTGAAAACTTTGTCCAGGCGTTTGGCTCCCAGTTTAAGTCAGACAGCCACGGTTTGTCTTACGGCACTGACTCTGGTGGGGAGGTGGATCACAGGATACGGACGCCTGTGTCTGAATTTTCAGGGTATAGCAGTTTGTTGTCTGATGTCACTGAGCCAGTAAGTACTGGTTCCAAAACACCAACAAGCCAAAGCTACAGATGA